A genomic segment from Gemmatimonadaceae bacterium encodes:
- a CDS encoding acyl-CoA dehydrogenase family protein, with amino-acid sequence MTWALTPLDEQQRAIQKAVRDFALAELAPNSAAWDRDAYFEPALVPKMGALGLLGMMIPEAYDGLGLDTLTYLLALEEIAAVDASVAVMMSVHNSMPTQMLLRWGNEDQKQRYLKPMARGEMLGAFALSEPDAGSDAASLRTQAVHDGDHWVLNGTKAWVSSGTRSDVVLAMARTDAPGDRRGARGISTFIVTPDMPGFKVGKKEDKMGLRASPTVQLVFDNLRVPAANLLGEAGKGFIYAMQSLDNGRLGIAAQSVGIARAALAHSAAYAAERRQFGKPIKEFQAIQFKLADMATRVSAARALLHAAATAKDRGAHVTQFSSMAKLMASESAMWVTTQAVQIFGGYGYVKGYPVERLFRDAKVTEIYEGTSEIQRIVIARELYSQHGSTSL; translated from the coding sequence ATGACCTGGGCTCTCACGCCGCTCGACGAGCAGCAGCGGGCGATTCAGAAGGCGGTGCGCGACTTCGCGCTGGCCGAGCTCGCGCCGAACAGCGCGGCCTGGGACCGCGACGCGTACTTCGAGCCCGCGCTCGTGCCCAAAATGGGCGCGTTGGGGCTTCTCGGCATGATGATCCCCGAGGCGTACGACGGCCTGGGGCTCGACACGCTCACCTACCTGCTCGCGCTCGAGGAGATCGCCGCCGTCGACGCGTCGGTGGCGGTGATGATGAGCGTGCACAACTCGATGCCCACGCAGATGCTCCTGCGATGGGGGAACGAGGACCAGAAGCAGCGATACTTGAAACCGATGGCGCGCGGCGAGATGCTGGGCGCCTTCGCGCTTTCGGAGCCCGACGCCGGCTCCGACGCGGCGTCGCTGCGCACCCAGGCCGTGCACGACGGCGACCACTGGGTCCTCAACGGCACCAAGGCATGGGTGTCGAGCGGGACCAGGAGCGACGTGGTCCTGGCCATGGCGCGCACCGATGCGCCGGGCGACCGCCGCGGCGCGCGCGGCATCAGCACCTTCATCGTCACCCCCGACATGCCGGGTTTCAAGGTCGGCAAGAAGGAGGACAAGATGGGGCTGCGCGCCTCGCCAACGGTGCAGCTCGTGTTCGACAACCTGCGCGTGCCAGCGGCCAACCTGCTGGGCGAGGCCGGCAAGGGCTTCATCTACGCCATGCAGTCGCTGGACAACGGGCGCCTGGGCATCGCCGCCCAGTCCGTGGGGATCGCCCGCGCGGCGCTGGCGCACTCGGCGGCCTATGCCGCCGAGCGGCGGCAGTTCGGCAAGCCGATCAAGGAATTCCAGGCCATCCAGTTCAAGCTGGCCGACATGGCGACCCGCGTGTCGGCCGCCCGGGCGCTCCTCCACGCCGCCGCCACGGCCAAGGATCGGGGGGCCCACGTGACACAGTTCAGTTCTATGGCCAAGTTGATGGCCAGCGAGTCCGCCATGTGGGTGACCACCCAGGCGGTGCAGATCTTCGGCGGGTACGGATACGTGAAGGGCTATCCCGTCGAACGGTTGTTCCGCGACGCAAAGGTGACCGAGATCTACGAGGGCACTTCGGAGATCCAGCGCATTGTGATCGCGCGTGAGTTGTACTCCCAGCATGGTTCCACTTCCCTCTGA
- a CDS encoding 3-hydroxybutyryl-CoA dehydrogenase has translation MTDRIAVLGAGQMGNGIAHVFAQAGYPVAMIDISKAAAAKGRETIAKNLDRQIKKGALQSADKDAILARITDHAGLDAVAGASLVIEAVTENRELKAKIFAELDAKADAGAILATNTSSISITEIAGRTKRPDAVIGMHFMNPVPVMQLVEIIRGLATSDATAARVVDLTIAVGKTPVQAADYPGFIANRILMPMINEAVYCLMEGVGTAEAIDTVMKLGMNHPMGPLTLADFIGLDTCLAILEVLYSGLGDPKYRPCPLLRKYVAAGWLGRKSGRGFYQY, from the coding sequence ATGACGGATCGGATTGCGGTGCTCGGTGCCGGCCAGATGGGCAATGGTATCGCGCATGTGTTCGCCCAGGCCGGATACCCGGTGGCGATGATCGACATCTCCAAGGCCGCGGCGGCCAAGGGACGCGAGACGATCGCCAAGAACCTCGACCGGCAGATCAAGAAGGGCGCCCTCCAGTCGGCCGACAAGGACGCCATCCTCGCTCGCATCACCGATCACGCCGGGCTGGACGCCGTGGCCGGCGCGTCGCTCGTGATCGAGGCGGTGACCGAGAACCGGGAACTCAAGGCGAAGATCTTCGCCGAACTCGACGCCAAGGCCGACGCCGGCGCCATCCTCGCCACGAACACCAGTTCGATCTCGATCACCGAGATCGCCGGCCGCACCAAGCGCCCCGATGCGGTGATCGGCATGCACTTCATGAATCCCGTGCCGGTGATGCAGCTGGTGGAGATCATCCGTGGCCTGGCCACCAGCGACGCGACCGCTGCCAGGGTGGTGGACCTCACCATCGCCGTCGGCAAGACGCCGGTGCAAGCCGCCGACTACCCCGGGTTCATCGCCAATCGGATCCTGATGCCGATGATCAACGAGGCGGTGTACTGCCTCATGGAAGGCGTCGGCACCGCCGAAGCGATCGACACGGTGATGAAGCTCGGCATGAACCACCCCATGGGGCCACTCACGCTGGCCGACTTCATCGGGCTCGACACCTGCCTGGCTATTCTTGAAGTCTTATACAGCGGTCTCGGCGACCCCAAGTACCGGCCCTGCCCGCTGCTCCGCAAGTACGTCGCCGCCGGCTGGCTGGGGCGCAAGTCCGGCCGCGGCTTCTACCAGTACTGA
- a CDS encoding CPBP family intramembrane glutamic endopeptidase — MNHSPFLYAPNGALRAPWRIAIFVAVTFVAWTFAAALAAPWLSTLTARAGVPGAVESDVGVVGLLCAHLVCVRWVDQRPWSAVWLGRNAARPTAWLEGWGLGASAIGIPCLVLVAAGALHFAPAAPGSWVGAAVRVTWFLLPAALLEELLTRGYVFAVLCESVRWPVALGVMSVAFGLMHLPNNGATVESITMVTLAGVMLGAVILATGSLYAAWMAHFAWNWVMAVPFHSPVSGFPLATPNYQLLDAGPRWLTGGAWGPEGGLAAAVGMMAALTYLYARRGRREES, encoded by the coding sequence TTGAACCACTCTCCATTCCTCTACGCGCCCAACGGCGCGCTCCGGGCGCCATGGCGCATCGCGATCTTCGTTGCGGTGACGTTCGTGGCGTGGACGTTCGCCGCCGCGCTGGCGGCCCCGTGGTTGTCGACGCTCACCGCGCGCGCCGGCGTGCCGGGCGCCGTGGAGAGCGACGTCGGGGTTGTCGGTCTGTTGTGCGCGCACCTGGTGTGCGTGCGATGGGTAGACCAACGCCCCTGGTCGGCCGTGTGGCTGGGCCGGAACGCGGCGCGCCCCACGGCTTGGCTGGAAGGGTGGGGGCTGGGCGCATCGGCCATCGGGATTCCGTGTCTGGTGCTCGTGGCGGCCGGGGCGCTCCACTTCGCGCCGGCGGCGCCCGGGTCCTGGGTGGGCGCTGCGGTGCGGGTGACCTGGTTCCTGCTGCCCGCTGCGCTGCTGGAGGAGCTGCTCACCCGCGGGTACGTGTTCGCGGTGCTCTGCGAGTCCGTGCGGTGGCCGGTCGCGCTGGGCGTGATGAGCGTGGCGTTCGGCCTGATGCATCTGCCCAACAACGGCGCCACGGTGGAGTCGATCACCATGGTGACGCTGGCCGGCGTGATGCTGGGGGCGGTCATCCTGGCCACGGGCAGCCTGTACGCCGCGTGGATGGCGCATTTCGCGTGGAACTGGGTCATGGCCGTCCCCTTCCACTCGCCGGTGAGCGGATTTCCGCTCGCCACACCAAATTACCAGTTGCTCGACGCGGGACCGCGGTGGCTCACCGGCGGCGCGTGGGGCCCCGAAGGGGGCCTGGCCGCGGCGGTGGGCATGATGGCGGCACTCACGTATCTCTATGCGCGACGCGGGCGTCGCGAGGAGTCATAG
- a CDS encoding biotin transporter BioY encodes MKTYALVEDRRLTLLGVAGFAAALAAASQVAIPLPGTPVPITLQPLLVVLAGMMLGPVTGAVSMLVYLAAGALGLPVFAPMGAPGMMRFFGPTGGYLLAYPVAAYVAGAMALRARTFGGRALAAGAGVLVLYLGGLSQLALLTGSLPRAAVLGVLPFVAFDAAKSLVAAAVTRSPAPDRAD; translated from the coding sequence ATGAAGACCTACGCGCTCGTCGAAGACCGCAGGCTCACCCTGCTCGGTGTCGCTGGATTCGCAGCGGCCCTGGCGGCCGCATCCCAGGTGGCGATTCCGCTGCCGGGTACTCCGGTGCCGATCACCCTCCAGCCCCTGCTCGTGGTCCTGGCGGGGATGATGCTCGGCCCGGTGACCGGCGCGGTGAGCATGCTGGTGTACCTTGCGGCCGGCGCCCTGGGCCTGCCCGTATTCGCGCCCATGGGCGCGCCAGGCATGATGCGCTTCTTCGGCCCCACCGGGGGATACCTGCTGGCGTATCCGGTGGCGGCGTACGTGGCGGGCGCGATGGCGCTCCGCGCGCGGACCTTTGGCGGTCGGGCCTTGGCCGCCGGCGCCGGGGTGCTCGTGCTGTACCTGGGCGGACTCTCACAATTGGCCCTGCTTACGGGCAGCTTGCCCCGGGCCGCGGTGCTCGGCGTGCTGCCGTTCGTGGCGTTCGATGCCGCCAAGTCGCTCGTCGCGGCCGCCGTGACCCGATCGCCCGCGCCCGATCGGGCGGATTGA
- a CDS encoding acetyl-CoA C-acetyltransferase has product MSNPSTTPVIVSAARTPIGKFLGGLATLSAPDLGAAAIRGALERAGVPASEIQEVIMGNVIQGGVGQAPARQAQLKAGIPAGVSALTVNKVCGSGLKAVMLAAQAIKAGDREVVVAGGQESMSNAPYYVYGMRNGVKLGDQTMVDGMIRDGLWCAACDVHMGGHAEYTARKAKITRQMQDEFAANSHRKAVAAMESGKFKGEIVPVEVPGRKGPTIVDTDESPRKDTTAESLGKLRPAFGDKTSKSEELSVTAGNASSLNDGGAALVVTSEAYANAHGLTIMARINGYATGAVEPQELFFAPILAVQNLMKKSGTKIGDYDLIEANEAFATQALADGAGLGWDWNRVNVNGGAIALGHPIGASGARVLTTLLYAMQDRGVHAGLATLCLGGGDAVALSVTRD; this is encoded by the coding sequence ATGTCCAACCCCTCCACGACTCCCGTCATCGTTTCGGCCGCCCGAACCCCTATCGGGAAATTCCTGGGCGGCCTTGCCACGCTCTCCGCGCCCGATCTCGGCGCGGCGGCCATCAGAGGCGCGCTCGAACGCGCCGGCGTCCCGGCTTCCGAAATCCAGGAAGTCATCATGGGCAACGTCATCCAGGGCGGCGTGGGGCAGGCTCCCGCGCGACAGGCCCAGCTCAAGGCGGGGATCCCCGCCGGCGTCTCGGCCCTGACCGTCAACAAGGTGTGCGGCTCGGGGCTCAAGGCCGTCATGCTCGCCGCGCAGGCTATCAAGGCCGGCGACCGCGAAGTCGTGGTGGCCGGGGGCCAGGAATCGATGTCCAACGCCCCGTACTACGTATATGGTATGCGAAACGGCGTGAAGCTCGGCGACCAGACGATGGTCGACGGCATGATCCGCGACGGGCTCTGGTGCGCGGCCTGCGACGTGCACATGGGCGGACACGCGGAGTACACGGCGCGCAAGGCCAAGATCACCCGGCAAATGCAGGACGAGTTCGCCGCGAACTCGCACCGCAAGGCCGTGGCTGCCATGGAAAGCGGCAAGTTCAAGGGCGAGATCGTGCCGGTCGAGGTGCCTGGGCGCAAAGGCCCCACCATCGTCGATACCGACGAGAGCCCGCGCAAGGACACCACCGCCGAGTCGCTGGGTAAGCTGCGCCCCGCCTTCGGCGACAAGACCAGCAAGAGCGAGGAGTTGAGCGTCACGGCGGGGAATGCGTCGAGCCTCAACGACGGCGGCGCCGCGCTGGTCGTGACGTCCGAGGCCTACGCGAATGCGCACGGGCTGACGATCATGGCGCGCATCAATGGCTACGCCACCGGCGCCGTGGAGCCTCAGGAGCTGTTCTTCGCGCCGATCCTCGCGGTGCAGAACCTGATGAAGAAGAGCGGCACGAAGATCGGTGACTACGATCTGATCGAGGCAAACGAGGCGTTCGCCACCCAGGCGCTGGCCGACGGGGCCGGCCTCGGATGGGATTGGAATCGCGTCAACGTCAACGGCGGGGCGATCGCCCTCGGCCACCCGATCGGGGCCAGCGGCGCGCGCGTGCTCACGACGCTACTCTACGCCATGCAGGATCGCGGAGTCCACGCGGGACTCGCCACGCTCTGTCTGGGCGGCGGCGATGCCGTAGCCCTCAGTGTCACCCGGGACTGA
- the thrS gene encoding threonine--tRNA ligase → MIDRPSDMLTLTLPDGATRDVAPGTLPGEVVRSIGERLLQAAVAVEVNGKVQDLMTPLRESGTFRVLTSRDARALDVLRHSTAHLLATAVRRVRPEAKIGFGPSIEDGFYYDFEVEHPFTPEDLVRFEEEMAKVVREKLPFVRAEVSRREAEQVFADDPLKLERLSELGEDEVISTYTDGPFVDLCRGPHVPDTSHLKHFKLLHTAGAYWRGDEHRQMLQRIYGTAWFKKEDLDAYLHRIEEAKRRDHRVLGKQLDLFLFHQFSPGAPFWTERGTTIYNALVDYVRELQRDKFQEVRTPLLYNKGLWEISGHWGKYRENMFLVLDTETQEHDMSLKPMNCPSHYLLYLAKKHSYRELPLRLATFDVLHRNEVTGALSGLTRVRQFQQDDCHIFLTEDQIADEVRFLAGLILDYYKTFGLTATVRFATRPETRIGDDALWDRAEGALRSALEATGMPYELKPGDGAFYGPKIDFDVTDSIGRLWQLGTIQLDYNAPERFDLEYVGEDNTMHRPVVIHRAVSGSFERFIAILIEHFAGAFPVWLAPEQVRVLPITDEVADVAQAIVGRMRAVGIRAHLDDRKETLNYRIRDGEMMKVPYMAVVGKREAEADMVAVRARGEGKKQEVGLVDEFIARVVDEAKARKL, encoded by the coding sequence ATGATCGATCGGCCTTCGGACATGCTGACGCTCACGCTGCCCGACGGCGCGACACGCGACGTCGCGCCCGGCACGCTCCCCGGTGAGGTGGTCAGGTCGATCGGCGAACGGCTGCTGCAGGCAGCGGTCGCGGTCGAGGTGAACGGCAAGGTGCAGGACCTGATGACGCCGCTGCGCGAGAGCGGAACGTTCCGCGTGCTCACGTCCCGGGACGCCAGGGCGCTCGACGTGCTGCGCCACTCCACGGCCCATCTACTGGCCACGGCCGTACGGCGCGTGCGCCCCGAGGCGAAGATCGGCTTCGGCCCTTCCATCGAGGACGGCTTTTACTACGACTTCGAGGTGGAGCACCCGTTCACCCCCGAGGATCTGGTCCGCTTCGAGGAGGAGATGGCCAAGGTGGTGCGCGAGAAACTGCCGTTCGTGCGCGCCGAGGTCTCGCGCCGCGAGGCCGAGCAGGTGTTCGCCGACGACCCGCTCAAGCTCGAGCGCCTGAGCGAACTGGGGGAGGACGAGGTGATCTCGACCTACACCGACGGCCCGTTCGTAGACCTATGCCGCGGCCCGCACGTGCCCGACACGTCCCACCTCAAGCACTTCAAGCTGCTGCACACGGCGGGCGCCTACTGGCGGGGCGACGAGCACCGTCAGATGCTGCAGCGCATCTATGGGACGGCCTGGTTCAAGAAGGAGGACCTCGACGCGTACCTGCACCGGATCGAGGAGGCCAAGCGCCGCGACCACCGAGTGCTCGGCAAGCAACTGGATCTGTTCCTGTTTCACCAGTTCTCGCCGGGGGCTCCGTTCTGGACCGAGCGCGGCACCACGATCTACAACGCGCTGGTGGATTACGTCCGCGAGCTGCAGCGCGACAAGTTTCAGGAAGTGCGCACGCCGCTGCTGTACAACAAGGGGCTGTGGGAGATCTCGGGACACTGGGGCAAGTACCGCGAGAACATGTTCCTCGTGCTCGACACCGAGACGCAGGAGCATGACATGTCGCTCAAGCCCATGAACTGCCCGTCGCACTACCTGCTGTACCTGGCCAAGAAGCATTCCTATCGCGAACTGCCGCTCCGCCTGGCGACCTTCGACGTGCTGCACCGTAATGAGGTGACGGGTGCGCTCTCCGGGCTCACGCGCGTGCGCCAGTTCCAGCAGGATGACTGCCACATCTTCCTCACCGAAGACCAGATCGCCGATGAGGTGCGCTTTCTCGCCGGCCTGATTCTCGATTACTACAAGACGTTCGGCCTCACGGCCACGGTGCGGTTCGCGACGCGCCCCGAAACGCGCATCGGCGATGACGCCCTCTGGGATCGAGCCGAGGGCGCGCTGCGGTCGGCGCTCGAAGCCACCGGGATGCCGTATGAACTGAAGCCAGGCGACGGCGCGTTCTATGGCCCCAAGATCGACTTCGACGTCACCGACTCCATCGGCCGCCTGTGGCAGTTGGGCACGATTCAGCTCGACTACAACGCGCCTGAGCGGTTCGACCTCGAATACGTAGGCGAGGACAACACGATGCACCGGCCGGTGGTGATCCACCGTGCGGTGAGCGGCAGTTTCGAGCGGTTCATCGCCATCCTCATCGAGCACTTCGCCGGCGCCTTCCCGGTGTGGCTGGCGCCCGAGCAGGTGCGCGTGCTGCCGATCACCGACGAGGTGGCCGACGTGGCGCAGGCGATCGTGGGCCGGATGCGGGCCGTGGGTATCCGGGCCCACCTCGACGACCGCAAGGAAACCCTGAATTACCGCATTCGCGACGGCGAAATGATGAAGGTGCCGTACATGGCGGTGGTCGGAAAGCGCGAGGCGGAGGCGGATATGGTGGCGGTGCGCGCCCGCGGGGAAGGGAAGAAGCAGGAGGTGGGGCTCGTGGACGAGTTCATTGCCCGGGTCGTGGACGAGGCGAAGGCGAGGAAGCTCTAG
- a CDS encoding BON domain-containing protein produces MSTPHESHDRSTPGSQIASILVGGALGVGVGLVLAQTLGGTSGIATRLSRRTPTPAGLEPGFDADDEEPDDPFADAWERSDDDADDTLGERVLEAFANDPILSGRAVDIEAHPGAAVELSGSVDTLHEIAYAGTLAGGVPGVDHVINRLRVDRNA; encoded by the coding sequence ATGTCTACACCACACGAATCGCACGACCGCTCCACCCCCGGCTCCCAGATCGCGAGCATTCTCGTGGGCGGGGCGCTGGGCGTGGGCGTGGGCTTGGTGCTCGCGCAGACGCTCGGCGGCACATCGGGAATCGCGACGCGGCTCTCGCGCCGCACGCCCACCCCCGCCGGCCTCGAGCCGGGCTTCGACGCCGACGACGAGGAGCCAGACGACCCATTCGCGGACGCGTGGGAACGGTCGGACGACGACGCGGACGACACATTGGGTGAACGCGTGCTCGAGGCGTTCGCCAATGACCCCATCCTGTCCGGCCGCGCCGTCGATATCGAAGCGCACCCGGGGGCCGCCGTCGAACTGAGCGGCTCGGTGGATACGCTGCACGAGATCGCGTACGCCGGCACCCTCGCCGGTGGGGTGCCGGGGGTGGACCACGTGATCAACCGGCTGCGCGTCGATCGCAACGCATAG
- a CDS encoding valine--tRNA ligase, with product MASSTTELPDHYDPASTESEIYRRWRDAGAFGADAGASRRAGGDREPFTLVMPPPNVTAVLHVGHGLNNTVQDVIVRWARMQAGTEALWVPGTDHAGIATQNVIEKQLTVEGKTRFDLGRAAFVERTEAFVAQTGGTILEQLAALGCSADWLRTAYTFSPSLSRGVREAFVRLFDDGLIYRGHRVIHWCPRCLTSLSDEEAEFQEETGTLYHVAYPVSGQPSRTVVVATTRPETMLGDVAVAVNPADDRYRDLVGKSVRLPIVDRDIPVIADEYADPTFGTGVVKITPAHDANDFEVGRRHRLTMPVVIDETAHMTEVADADGRVPPWLAGLDRFEARDQIVEALRRSGALVKTETHRHNVRHCYRCDTVVEPRLSDQWFVKMAPLAKPALDAVRTGAIRILPERWEAVYVNWLENIRDWNISRQLWWGHRVPVWYCDECDPPNVFASREDLTECPNCGCPVRQDEDVLDTWFSSWLWPISTLGWPDAQAPDLKAFYPTDVLVTAPEILFFWVARMIMAGYQFEGRAPFHTVLLHGTVRDTNHVKMSKSLGNGIDPLDVIRLYGADALRWTLISGMGLGADVILDPSDLEKSFATGRNFATKLWNIGRFLLANVGDAPVPALDAIAPDRLTRADTWILARLDAAIAECDAALGPLRPTQPTAGTDGVAWRPEQRYQGMRLNEYAETARRFVWSELADWYVEAIKGRLAGGGNDGEVARAVLVHAFDRALRLLHPIVPFITESIWQRLPSRPAGALLMRAAWPVAGNRGGTGAAEFELVREAVNALRQVRAEYAIAPGKTIPATVIPADGAVRSHVFADETVTIERLARVSLSVAAAPPPGAASAVLLRDGSEISVPLAGLIDVDKECARLVADLTGLERQIGALEGRLGNEKFTAKAPPAVVQSERDKLLEWTARRDQLRRKVEALCGG from the coding sequence ATGGCCAGCTCCACCACGGAACTCCCCGACCACTACGATCCCGCCTCCACGGAGTCGGAGATCTACCGCCGCTGGCGCGACGCCGGTGCGTTCGGCGCCGACGCCGGCGCGTCGCGCCGCGCGGGCGGCGACCGCGAGCCGTTCACGCTCGTCATGCCGCCGCCCAACGTCACCGCGGTGCTCCACGTGGGCCACGGGCTCAACAATACCGTGCAGGACGTGATCGTCCGCTGGGCACGCATGCAGGCCGGCACCGAAGCGCTGTGGGTGCCCGGCACCGACCACGCCGGCATCGCCACGCAGAACGTCATCGAGAAGCAACTCACCGTCGAAGGCAAGACGCGCTTCGACCTGGGGCGCGCCGCGTTCGTCGAACGCACCGAGGCCTTCGTGGCGCAGACCGGCGGCACCATCCTCGAGCAGTTGGCCGCGCTCGGTTGTTCCGCCGACTGGTTGCGCACCGCCTATACGTTCAGCCCCTCCCTCTCGCGCGGCGTGCGCGAGGCGTTCGTGCGCCTGTTCGACGACGGCCTCATCTACCGCGGCCACCGCGTCATCCACTGGTGCCCGCGGTGCCTCACCTCCCTCAGCGACGAGGAGGCGGAGTTCCAGGAAGAGACCGGCACGCTATACCACGTGGCGTACCCGGTCTCGGGCCAGCCATCCCGCACCGTCGTCGTGGCGACGACCCGTCCCGAGACGATGCTCGGCGACGTGGCCGTGGCGGTGAATCCGGCCGACGACCGCTACCGCGACCTCGTTGGGAAATCGGTGCGGCTTCCGATCGTGGACCGCGACATTCCGGTGATCGCCGACGAGTACGCCGATCCCACGTTCGGTACCGGCGTGGTGAAGATCACGCCCGCGCACGACGCCAACGACTTCGAGGTGGGCCGGCGCCACCGCCTCACGATGCCGGTGGTGATCGACGAGACCGCGCACATGACGGAAGTGGCCGACGCGGACGGACGCGTGCCGCCGTGGCTCGCGGGGCTCGACCGGTTCGAGGCGCGCGACCAGATCGTCGAAGCGCTGCGCCGGTCGGGCGCTCTCGTCAAGACCGAGACGCACCGCCACAACGTGCGCCACTGCTACCGCTGCGACACGGTGGTGGAACCGCGACTCTCCGATCAGTGGTTCGTGAAGATGGCGCCGCTCGCCAAGCCGGCGCTCGACGCGGTGCGCACGGGCGCCATCCGCATCCTCCCCGAACGGTGGGAGGCCGTGTACGTGAACTGGCTTGAGAACATCCGCGACTGGAACATTTCGCGGCAGCTCTGGTGGGGGCATCGCGTGCCCGTATGGTACTGCGACGAGTGCGATCCGCCCAACGTGTTCGCCAGCCGCGAGGACCTCACCGAATGCCCCAACTGCGGCTGCCCGGTGCGCCAGGACGAGGACGTGCTCGATACCTGGTTCTCGTCGTGGCTGTGGCCCATCTCGACCCTTGGCTGGCCCGACGCACAGGCGCCCGATCTGAAGGCGTTCTACCCCACGGACGTGCTCGTCACAGCCCCGGAGATCCTGTTCTTCTGGGTGGCGCGCATGATCATGGCCGGCTACCAGTTCGAGGGCCGCGCCCCGTTCCACACCGTCCTGTTGCACGGCACGGTGCGCGACACGAACCACGTGAAGATGTCCAAGTCGCTGGGCAACGGCATCGACCCGCTGGACGTGATCCGGCTGTACGGCGCCGACGCCCTGCGGTGGACGCTGATCTCCGGCATGGGCCTCGGGGCCGACGTCATTCTCGATCCAAGCGATCTCGAGAAGTCGTTCGCCACGGGGCGCAACTTCGCCACCAAGCTCTGGAACATCGGACGTTTTCTGTTGGCCAACGTGGGCGATGCCCCCGTGCCCGCCCTCGATGCGATCGCGCCTGACCGGCTCACCCGCGCCGACACGTGGATTCTGGCGCGGCTCGATGCCGCGATCGCCGAGTGCGACGCGGCGCTGGGACCACTCCGTCCGACCCAACCGACCGCGGGAACCGACGGCGTGGCCTGGCGCCCCGAGCAGCGCTACCAGGGCATGCGCCTCAACGAGTACGCCGAGACGGCTCGGCGGTTCGTGTGGAGCGAACTGGCCGACTGGTACGTGGAGGCGATCAAGGGGCGGCTGGCCGGCGGCGGCAACGACGGCGAGGTGGCGCGGGCCGTGCTCGTGCACGCGTTCGACCGGGCGCTGCGCCTGCTCCACCCGATCGTGCCATTCATTACTGAATCCATATGGCAGCGGCTGCCGTCGCGCCCCGCGGGCGCGCTGCTGATGCGCGCGGCGTGGCCGGTGGCGGGGAACCGGGGCGGGACGGGCGCGGCGGAGTTCGAGCTGGTGCGGGAGGCGGTGAACGCGCTGCGTCAGGTGCGGGCGGAGTACGCCATCGCCCCCGGCAAGACCATCCCCGCCACCGTGATACCGGCGGACGGCGCCGTGCGCTCCCACGTGTTCGCCGATGAGACGGTCACGATCGAGCGGCTGGCCCGCGTGTCGCTCTCGGTGGCCGCGGCACCGCCACCCGGTGCCGCTTCGGCGGTGCTCCTGCGCGACGGATCTGAGATCAGCGTGCCCCTGGCCGGCCTCATCGACGTCGACAAGGAATGCGCGCGACTGGTGGCCGACCTCACCGGACTGGAAAGGCAGATCGGCGCGCTCGAGGGGCGCCTCGGCAACGAGAAGTTCACCGCCAAGGCGCCCCCCGCCGTCGTGCAGAGCGAACGCGATAAGCTGCTCGAGTGGACTGCGCGTCGGGATCAGCTTCGCCGCAAAGTCGAGGCGCTGTGCGGCGGCTGA